The genomic region CCTACGCCTGGACGAATCAGAACAAGCATATCTATTGCAGGACCTGGCAAGTAATGGACGCGTAAAATCAATCAAGAAAAAACAAACAATTTATGAAGCTGGAGATACGCCAGTATATGTCTATTACATCAAAAAAGGAAAAGTACGTAGTTTCTTGAACTATAAAGATGGGCGCGAATTGTCTACCAATATTTATATCGAGGATCAATTCTTCGGATTAGAATCTGTGTTGCTGAATATCAAATATGGCGATAATACAGCGACCCTAGAAGATGCCGAAATCGCCTTGATTCACAAGGATGCTTTCTTCGAATTGATGTACAAGAAACCGGCAATAGCGACCAAGCTGATCAAATTGTTATCTCAAAATATTCGTGACAAAGAAGAACAGATGCTAGGATTCGCATACGACTCCGTAAGGAAGCGGGTCGCAAATGCTCTAGTTAATGTAGCAGAGAAGTCCGAAGCGGATATGGACGAGGTAACCATTAAAATATCGCGTGATGATCTGGCGGCATTAGCTGGAACAGCAAACGAAACTATTTCTAGAATGCTTGCCGATTTTAAAGATGAACGTCTTTTAACAAAAGAAGGCAATGCAATCAAAATATTCTCGATCGCAAAGCTGAAGAACATTAAACAATAAAACCTTGGCAGCTTAAAGGTAATTCGTAATGTTGCTTTCATGCGCATGCCAAAAAATGAATAAATAGGAAGAGCCCGGATAAGGGCTCTTTTCTTTTGCTGAAATTCTAACGAATAAACAAGTATTAGGCCTGTAATCTTGATGATTAGTAAATGCTAAATATGCCTGTTACAATCATCAATTTTATCCGCTGATCCCAATTAAACCACATCTAATTTTTTTTCCTTCTTCCAACAATGCTATTCTTAAAATAATAAAATATATATCATGGTTATTGGATTGATAACTAGCTGGTTAAATTATCAATAAATCCATCCAACTAGGAGTTGATTCAAATGATATTGAAGGTAATAGATACCACTCAATATCGAATTAACACCATGCTAATGGAGTGATATATATCACTTCTTTACATGATGCCATTCACTAGTTCATCCTCCATTTAAGCCTACCTTTGGGCTAATTAGCTACAAATTTAGGAATGAGAGTGATTGCATACAATATATTAGATCAAGAGAAGGAAATCTTGGCTAAGGCAAATGCCAAAGTCCATGATCTGACTTTGATATCGAACGAGCTAAATTTCAGTACGATCCACTTTGCAATGGGCAAAGAGGCCGTATTGATTTCGGATCGCGATATTCTCGATCGTGTAATGTTATTTGAATTGTACAAAATGGGGGTTAAAAGCGTGATTACTCGTTCTAGAACAACCGATCATATAGACCTTGATTATGCTGGTGAATTAAAAATGCACGTGGCAAATGTTCCGTTCGACTCTTCAATGGAAAGTATAGCCAAACAAACAATTCAAAATCTAACCCAATGGATGGTGGGGGGATGTGCCGGAGAAGCGTGCCAATGTCGAATGGACTGTGCTAACAGGACTAAACAAAGTTAAGATGGAAAATCCAGATTTAAATCAATTAATCAGCAAATATAATGTTGCTGCACCTCGTTATACGAGCTACCCAACTGTCCCTTTTTGGGAAAATAATGCTTTCAACGAAGAAGATTGGCGCTTTCGAGTGGCACAAAATTTTAAGAGCTCGAAGCACAATGGGATAAGCATTTACATCCATCTTCCATACTGTGAAAGCCTATGCACGTATTGCGGCTGCAATACCCGAATCACCAAGAACCATAATGTAGAAACACCATACATTGAGTCGCTGCTAAAAGAGTGGAATATGTACAAACGAATCCTGGGAGATGAATCATTGTTAATTAGCGAGATTCACTTAGGAGGCGGTACACCAACATTCTTTAAGGCAGAAAACTTAAGAAGACTGATCAACGGATTGCTGTCAGGAAATAGAAAAGCTGCAGAAGCATCATTCTCCTTCGAAGCACATCCAGCAAATACTACATACGATCATTTGAAAACCCTTTATGATTTAGGGTTCAAAAGATTAAGTTTAGGAATCCAGGACTTCGATGAGAAGGTACAGTTCATCATCAACCGCCACCAAACGGTAGAGGACGTCGATCGGGTGATGAAAGATGCACGTGAAATCGGATACGACTCCATCAATTTTGATTTAATATACGGACTGCCATTGCAGACAGCCGAGTCGGTAAAGATGACAATTGAACATTCTTTGCGCTTAAATCCAGACCGTATTTCTTTCTATAGCTATGCGCATGTGCCATGGATTAAACCTGGACAACGCCGATTTACAGAGCATGACCTTCCGGTTGGCGAAGAAAAATTGAACTTATATAAATTAGGAAAAGAAATGATCCAGGCCGCAGGATTCAAAGATGTCGGAATGGACCACTTCTCCAAAGTAGAAGATGCGTTATATTTAGCGCTGAAAAGTGG from Sphingobacterium sp. BN32 harbors:
- the hemN gene encoding oxygen-independent coproporphyrinogen III oxidase produces the protein MENPDLNQLISKYNVAAPRYTSYPTVPFWENNAFNEEDWRFRVAQNFKSSKHNGISIYIHLPYCESLCTYCGCNTRITKNHNVETPYIESLLKEWNMYKRILGDESLLISEIHLGGGTPTFFKAENLRRLINGLLSGNRKAAEASFSFEAHPANTTYDHLKTLYDLGFKRLSLGIQDFDEKVQFIINRHQTVEDVDRVMKDAREIGYDSINFDLIYGLPLQTAESVKMTIEHSLRLNPDRISFYSYAHVPWIKPGQRRFTEHDLPVGEEKLNLYKLGKEMIQAAGFKDVGMDHFSKVEDALYLALKSGGLHRNFMGYADRYTPLLLGLGVSSISDAWTGFAQNVKTVEEYHALIGEGKLPVVKGHLLTDLDTHIRQYILDMMCRGKVILKDNVKENEDILKRLQPMIADGLVTVTNNKVEITQVGKSFLRNVCMAFDVRLHETQERENLFSQAI
- a CDS encoding lactate dehydrogenase; its protein translation is MRVIAYNILDQEKEILAKANAKVHDLTLISNELNFSTIHFAMGKEAVLISDRDILDRVMLFELYKMGVKSVITRSRTTDHIDLDYAGELKMHVANVPFDSSMESIAKQTIQNLTQWMVGGCAGEACQCRMDCANRTKQS
- a CDS encoding response regulator → MEKRKILIIEDNSDIRESTAEILELTGEYTVIVAEEGKTGVEMAMKHHPDLILCDIMMPELDGYGVLYMLGKHEETQHIPFIFLTAKTEKADVRKAMEMGADDYLTKPFDDLELLNAIESRFKKRQQLQAKASPNIDSLRLDESEQAYLLQDLASNGRVKSIKKKQTIYEAGDTPVYVYYIKKGKVRSFLNYKDGRELSTNIYIEDQFFGLESVLLNIKYGDNTATLEDAEIALIHKDAFFELMYKKPAIATKLIKLLSQNIRDKEEQMLGFAYDSVRKRVANALVNVAEKSEADMDEVTIKISRDDLAALAGTANETISRMLADFKDERLLTKEGNAIKIFSIAKLKNIKQ